The Chitinibacter bivalviorum genomic interval ACAAACCAAGGGCGCAGCAATGCAGATTGCTACCGATTTGCTCTGATCATGACTGAGCTGGCGCGGAAGGAAAACTGGGGTATTCCTGTAGTTTGCGTTTTAAACGCTACTTATTGAGCTAGAACTGTGTGCGGTGCAGTCCTTGTTGGATTGCTAATTTGCTGCCGCCTGAACCTGAATTTGGCTTGAGTCAGTACTGGCGTGGCGATTTTAGACACTGAGATCCAGTTGTTGCAGATTGCCGCCGCTGCCATCTTCATTGAGGTAAATCCCCGAGCTGCGAATTTGGCCGAGATTCTGATTTTGAGCATTATTCAAATCAAAATCAGCACGGGCATAGCCCAAATAGATTGCGCCCACTTTCATCGCGGTGAGGCTATTGAGCTGATCCTGCCCACTGCTGTCTTTCAGCCACAGCTTGAGCTGGCCAAAGACTTGATCGCCGCTGTCGATCCAGCCATTTTTATCCTGATCGTATTGCGCCAAATCGGCAAAGCCATTGCCGCTTTGCGTGCCGAATAATTCTTTGCCGTTATTGATTTTTCCATCGTGATTAAGATCGAGCGCCAAATAGGCACTGCCAGCATTGAGTTGATGGATTGTGTCTGCTTTGCCGTCGCTATCAATATCAAATTTCATCGTTTGATCGGACAAAGTGACCGCCGGCGCGGCGTAGTTTAGTACCAGTGGGTCTTTTTTCGGCCGGGCAAGGCTGCCGCTGGCGATGCTGACATCAAGCGTCTGCTCGTAAGTCCGCGCTAGCTTGAGCTGCGCTGCAAAACTAATCTCGCGACCATCTTCGGTTTTGACCACGCCACTGGCGTTAAATTGGGTTTGCTCGGATTCACTTTCTTGCTGATGTAGGTCGATGCGCGTACCGCCTTCATTGGCGCTGTTTTGAATACTGCCTTGGGTATTGCTATCAAGGCTATCACCAGATTGGTTTAGATGGAAATACCTCAGGTCAATTTTCTGCCCGGTGAGTTTTTCTATCATTTGGATGATCAATTGCAATTTGGGGTCGTTATTAATCGCTGTTTGCTGATCGTCGATCATTTTCGCCGCGCTCGAAATGTTGACCGTCTCATTGGCGGGAGGTGGACTCATGCGCGGCGCTTCGATGGTGATGGCCATTTTCTGGCTTTGCTCGCGACTAACAGCTCGCTGGGCGCTGAGGGCAACATTGGATTCGACGATGCGCATTTTAAGCCTCTTTGCGGTGCTCAAAGCGGCAAAATTAAAAGCGAGTTTGCGCTGAGCCTAGCAAAAATATCGGCATAAAATCAGCGAATTACAGGTGTCCCAGCTCGGCCAGCGAGACCACCTGATGGGCGGCAACGATGAAATGGTCGAGTAGCTTAATATCGAGTAATTCCAAACCATGTTGCAACTGACGAGTGAGCAATAGATCGGCGCTGGAGGGCTCCGCACTGCCCGATGGGTGGTTATGCGCAACGATAATCGCGGCGGCATTGTGCGCAATCGCTTGGCGCGCAAGTTCACGCGGGTAGACGCGCGTTTCGTTGAGCGTGCCTTTAAAAACGGTTTCGGCGGCGATCAAGCGGTAGCCTGTATCCAGATACAGTGCGTGAAATTCTTCATGCCCGATGCCGCGCAAGCGCATCCGTAAAAAGTCGCGCACTGCGGCGGGGTTTTCAAATGAATCGCGGGCTTTGAGTTGCTCGGTGAGTGCGCGCCGGCTCATTTCGAGCACCGCCTGCATTTGTGCGTATTTGGCTTCACCAATGCCGTTGATGAGCTCGAAATCGGCCAGCTTGGCGGCAAATAGGTTTTCCAGCGAGCCAAAATGCACCAACAGCTCACGCGCTAAGTCGACTGCGTTTTTACCCGGTAGCCCGACGCGCAAAAAAATCGCCAGCAACTCGGCATCGGAGAGCGAAATTGCGCCATGTTGCAGCAATTTTTCACGTGGACGCTCACAGCTAGGCCAATCAGTAATCGACATGGGCGTTTTTTCGGTAAACTACGATGATTCTTTCTAGCAGAGGCGCGCAAGCTGTGAGCCCAATTAATCAGAAAAAAATCGTCCTTGGCATCACTGGCGGCGTGGCCGCGTATAAATCGGCCGAATTGACTCGCTTGCTGGTGAAGGCCGGCTACGACGTGCACGTGGTGATGACCGAGGCGGCGACGCACTTTGTCGGGACAGTGACGTTTCAAGCTTTGAGCGGCAATGTGGTGTACACCGATCAATGGGATGCGCGTCGCCCAAATAATATGCCGCATATCGATCTCACGCGCGGTGCAGCGGCAGTCTTGGTCGCGCCAGCGTCGGCTGATTTTCTGGCCAAAGTGGCGAACGGGCATTGCGATGATTTGCTCTCGACCTTGGTCGCTGCGCGCGATTGCCCATTGTTGGTCGCGCCAGCGATGAATCGTCAAATGTGGGAAAACGCACCCAATCAGCGCAATATTGCCCAGCTTAAAGCCGATGGTGTCGCGATCCTGGGGCCAGGCAATGGCGAGCAGGCCTGTGGCGAAGTGGGCGATGGTCGTATGCTCGAAGCAGAGCAATTATTCGAATACCTCGAAGCCTCATTGCAGCCCAAGCTGCTACTCGGCAAGCGAGTGCTGATTACTGCAGGCCCAACGTTCGAGCGCATTGACGCCGTGCGCGGCATTACCAATACCAGTAGCGGCAAGATGGGCTACGCCATTGCCAAAGCGGCGTATGAGGCCGGTGCAGACGTGGTATTGGTGTCGGGCGAAACCGCTTTGCCCACGCCGATTGGTAGCCGCCGCATCAATGTGCAGTCGGCGCAGCAAATGCAACAAGCGGTGAATGCCGAAGTCGATCAGGCGGATATTTTTATTGGTGTGGCGGCGGTGGCTGATTATTATGTGCTCAACCCATCCGAGCAAAAAATCAAAAAAGACGCGCATATCTTGACGTTGGAACTAGCGCCCAACCCCGATATTCTGGCGGGAATCACCGCGCGCCCGAATGCGCCATTCTGCGTCGGCTTTGCGGCTGAATCGGAAAACCTGCTCGAATACGCCGAGGCCAAACGCTTACGCAAAAAGCTGCCGCTTTTGGTCGCTAATCTGGTGCAAACCGCGATGGGGGCTGATCATAATGAAGTCATCTTGCTCGACGATCATGGTGAAACGCGTTTGCATAGCGCGCCAAAAATCGACATCGCGCGTAAATTGATGGCTCATATTGCGCGGCTGTATCCTAGTATTCAACAAGATCATTAAATACAGGGTGGGTGTATTGCCCTGTAAATCAATATAAACAATATTTTTAGATAGATACCCAAAGGAAAAGCAAATGGCTCAGCAAATGATGGACGTGAAAATTCTTGATCAGCGCCTGAAAGACAATTTGCCCGCTTATGCCACCCCGGGTGCCGCGGGTCTGGATTTGCGCGCTTGTCTGGATGCGCCAGTGGAATTAGCCCCCGGCGCGACGACGCTGGTACCGACAGGCATGGCGATCCATTTGGAAGACCCAACGCTAGCCGCAATGATTTTGCCGCGCTCTGGCTTGGGCCATAAACACGGCATCGTACTGGGTAATTTGGTGGGGCTGATTGATTCAGATTACCAAGGCCAGCTGTTTGTGTCGGTGTGGAATCGCGGCACTACCAGCTTTACGATTCAGCCACTGGAGCGTATCGCGCAATTGGTCATCGTGCCCGTGGTGCAAGTGGGCTTTAATATCGTGGAAGAGTTTACTGAGTCTGACCGTGGCGAAGGTGGCTTTGGCAGTACTGGTAAACATTAATCCCGACCATCAAGCGTGATGAACAGAGGCCCGATCGGGCCTCTTTCCGTTTTTCCCAACTGTGCATTGCACCATTTACGCGTAATCTGCCGTTTTTCGTTCGGGTTTGCGTCATGAGCCAAATTGCCCAGCATCAGCCGCATCATTATTTGGAAGATTTCCAAGGCATTGTGACGGGCGTGCTTTTGGTTGCGCTGGCAATTCAGTTTTTTCGCGCTGCCGGTTTGATTACCGGTGGCACGACGGGCTTGGCATTTTTGCTGCATTACAGTCTGCAGATCGAATATGGCATGACGCTATTTTTGATTAATCTGCCGTTTTACTGGTTTGCCATTGAGCGCATGGGCTGGGAATTTGCCATCAAAACCTTTTGCTCGGTGGCGCTGTTGTCATGGCTGAGTGAGTTGATGAAAAACTGGCTGCCATTGGGTCATCTTGACCCTTTTTTTGCTGCGATCATGGGCGGCTTGCTCGCTGGCGTGGGTATTTTGATGCTGATTCGACATAAGTCGAGCTTGGCCGGCGTGACGGTGCTGGCGCTTTTTCTGCAGCAGCGTTTTGGCTGGCGCGCGGGTAAAGTGCAGTTGGGCTTTGATCTGATGATTTTGACGCTGGGTTTTTTCTTGGTGCCGCGCGACTTATTGCTGTATTCGCTGGTCGGGGCCGTGGCGCTCAATGCGGTGATTTGGGTGAATCATAAACCCGGTCGCTATATGGGAATGTAAGGGTATCTTCATCAAGACCAATGAGTGATTGATTTTGATGAAGATACCTAGCGAGATTGAGGCATTAAATGCATTCAGCCGCGAGAATGTCCTTGGCTTGATGCAATGAATCGACAATTTCCAGCTCAAGCTGGCGTACCGATTCTTCCGCTGGGCGCAAATCGGGCACCATGATCACGCGGCAGCCTGCCGCATGTCCGGCTTGAGCGCCGAAATTGCTGTCTTCAAACACCACGCATTCCTCGGGTAAGACGCCCAATTGAGTAATGGCTTTCAAGTAAATATCCGGCGCGGGTTTCGGGTGTGTGATTTCATCGCCGCACACGGCAAACTCGACGCGTGACCATAATCCCGCCATTTTCAAATGATGTTCGGCAATACTGCGGCGCGTTGAGGTCGCGATGGCTTTGCGTACGCCATTGGCTTCAAGAAAATCAAACAGCTCTAGCACGCCAGGGCGTAAGTCGATGCTGTCGGCACTGCGTTCCAGATAAATCTCGTGGGTGAGCTCTCGCAAGCGTTGCGTGGGAAAATCCACGCCCAGGCGTTCAATCAAATAAGCTTGCGTTTTAGAGGAATGCATCCCGACCATGCCCAGCGGAATCGACTCATGAATATCATGGCCCAATTGCCGTGCGGCATCGTGCCAGCACGTCAGTGCCATGCGTTCGGTTTCAAGCAGTAATCCATCCATATCAAAAATGGCGGCAATAATATTTGGGTGTTTCATTTGCGAATTGCGGCTTTATCGAAAACAATGACATCAGTTTAACTGAGCCTGAGCGACCATGCCCGTAACTTCTACCGTCAAAGCTGAGCCTTGCCCGTGTGGCGGCGCCCAATACCAACAATGCTGCCAGCCCTATCATCAAGGCCATCGTGTTGAAACCCCCGAGCAATTGATGCGCTCGCGCTACAGCGCCTATGTGCTGGGATTGGAAGATTATCTATTGGCCAGCTGGCACGCCAGTACCCGCCCCAGCCAATTGGATTTGAATGAAGAGCCCAAGGCTAAATGGCTGGGCTTGACAGTGCATCATGCCGAAAGTGATGGCGATCAAGGCGTGGTGTCGTTTGTGGCGCGCTATAAAGTGGGTGGCAGGGCATATCGCCTGAGCGAACATAGCCGATTTGTGCGAGAAGAGGGACGTTGGTTTTATGTGGATGGTGAGGTGGCTGAATCTTAATGTGGCTGCAAAATGAATATGTATCTTTTGTGTCCTGTCCATTCATCTGGATTCTTAGGGGCTGACATGACATGTTAGTATTTATTGCGAACTGACTTTATTCAGTGGCAAGAATATAAATAATTGTGTTTTCGGAGATCAATCATGATGCGCAAGACCCTCGTATGTACTTTGTTGGCTGCTGCTGGCTTGATGGCAAATAGCGCAGTTTTTGCCGCTGAACCAGAAGTTGTATTAAGCGAATCAGTTCGCAATAAAGTGGAAGCAACTGTTGAATACATCGACATTGACAACCGCGATGTGAAATTGATGATGCCCGATGGCAAT includes:
- the radC gene encoding RadC family protein produces the protein MSITDWPSCERPREKLLQHGAISLSDAELLAIFLRVGLPGKNAVDLARELLVHFGSLENLFAAKLADFELINGIGEAKYAQMQAVLEMSRRALTEQLKARDSFENPAAVRDFLRMRLRGIGHEEFHALYLDTGYRLIAAETVFKGTLNETRVYPRELARQAIAHNAAAIIVAHNHPSGSAEPSSADLLLTRQLQHGLELLDIKLLDHFIVAAHQVVSLAELGHL
- the dut gene encoding dUTP diphosphatase codes for the protein MAQQMMDVKILDQRLKDNLPAYATPGAAGLDLRACLDAPVELAPGATTLVPTGMAIHLEDPTLAAMILPRSGLGHKHGIVLGNLVGLIDSDYQGQLFVSVWNRGTTSFTIQPLERIAQLVIVPVVQVGFNIVEEFTESDRGEGGFGSTGKH
- a CDS encoding YitT family protein gives rise to the protein MSQIAQHQPHHYLEDFQGIVTGVLLVALAIQFFRAAGLITGGTTGLAFLLHYSLQIEYGMTLFLINLPFYWFAIERMGWEFAIKTFCSVALLSWLSELMKNWLPLGHLDPFFAAIMGGLLAGVGILMLIRHKSSLAGVTVLALFLQQRFGWRAGKVQLGFDLMILTLGFFLVPRDLLLYSLVGAVALNAVIWVNHKPGRYMGM
- a CDS encoding HAD family hydrolase gives rise to the protein MKHPNIIAAIFDMDGLLLETERMALTCWHDAARQLGHDIHESIPLGMVGMHSSKTQAYLIERLGVDFPTQRLRELTHEIYLERSADSIDLRPGVLELFDFLEANGVRKAIATSTRRSIAEHHLKMAGLWSRVEFAVCGDEITHPKPAPDIYLKAITQLGVLPEECVVFEDSNFGAQAGHAAGCRVIMVPDLRPAEESVRQLELEIVDSLHQAKDILAAECI
- the coaBC gene encoding bifunctional phosphopantothenoylcysteine decarboxylase/phosphopantothenate--cysteine ligase CoaBC, with translation MNQKKIVLGITGGVAAYKSAELTRLLVKAGYDVHVVMTEAATHFVGTVTFQALSGNVVYTDQWDARRPNNMPHIDLTRGAAAVLVAPASADFLAKVANGHCDDLLSTLVAARDCPLLVAPAMNRQMWENAPNQRNIAQLKADGVAILGPGNGEQACGEVGDGRMLEAEQLFEYLEASLQPKLLLGKRVLITAGPTFERIDAVRGITNTSSGKMGYAIAKAAYEAGADVVLVSGETALPTPIGSRRINVQSAQQMQQAVNAEVDQADIFIGVAAVADYYVLNPSEQKIKKDAHILTLELAPNPDILAGITARPNAPFCVGFAAESENLLEYAEAKRLRKKLPLLVANLVQTAMGADHNEVILLDDHGETRLHSAPKIDIARKLMAHIARLYPSIQQDH
- a CDS encoding YchJ family protein — encoded protein: MPVTSTVKAEPCPCGGAQYQQCCQPYHQGHRVETPEQLMRSRYSAYVLGLEDYLLASWHASTRPSQLDLNEEPKAKWLGLTVHHAESDGDQGVVSFVARYKVGGRAYRLSEHSRFVREEGRWFYVDGEVAES
- a CDS encoding VCBS repeat-containing protein, which translates into the protein MRIVESNVALSAQRAVSREQSQKMAITIEAPRMSPPPANETVNISSAAKMIDDQQTAINNDPKLQLIIQMIEKLTGQKIDLRYFHLNQSGDSLDSNTQGSIQNSANEGGTRIDLHQQESESEQTQFNASGVVKTEDGREISFAAQLKLARTYEQTLDVSIASGSLARPKKDPLVLNYAAPAVTLSDQTMKFDIDSDGKADTIHQLNAGSAYLALDLNHDGKINNGKELFGTQSGNGFADLAQYDQDKNGWIDSGDQVFGQLKLWLKDSSGQDQLNSLTAMKVGAIYLGYARADFDLNNAQNQNLGQIRSSGIYLNEDGSGGNLQQLDLSV